One window of the Allorhizobium ampelinum S4 genome contains the following:
- a CDS encoding DUF4150 domain-containing protein: protein MSDDNPLVINIVGGGRYVDTQAMSPAELSAYNAALDKGNSLYSSDLEGAKQAWAEADRIAAPYIKERKRPPRPAAPSPAPPEIIPDNRKAIAVCLSPDVCKSPDDAVPYMSWGTADNDYKYSPNVRANGEVIKRFDSKFTTTYGDEPGTGLGVKSGTVGDVVEPVTSSPIVNVNGIPIQRHGDRCTLNKGNTEGEYCYVNSTETQKAPDATDNQNKSVVAQGKAELGHFWAGMKATSDEASLIDGAAGKISDYYNGKASVWGDVKGAYESLPTGAQIWQSTQDVGSGLYNVGEHVVNDPVGSAKAAGEFVVDGVKGAVNSVEEGYDKHGMSGALGAGTGVLASIVSPGKKIKLLKEVEEGLEEAGKIGKIARERQHVEKAEHAAEAVEGSGGGRVTNKRKPTRNPCLHLAKGDKDGPGEFRGGSYGGTKGVGDKEMESNHMPPKSVSPLGELPSPSMQMDKADHRDALSTGSSAEAKEWRKAQQELIDAGQYRDALAMDIRDVRRIAQKGGDIRKYNQATRELLAYYKCLQEHGWLPGKK, encoded by the coding sequence ATGTCTGACGATAATCCTCTTGTTATTAATATCGTCGGCGGAGGTCGTTATGTCGACACACAAGCTATGTCGCCAGCTGAGCTCAGCGCATATAACGCAGCACTGGATAAGGGAAATTCTCTTTATTCATCGGACTTGGAGGGGGCAAAACAAGCTTGGGCCGAGGCGGATAGAATAGCCGCACCTTATATAAAAGAACGCAAGCGCCCACCTCGCCCTGCGGCACCCAGCCCTGCCCCTCCGGAAATAATTCCCGACAATCGTAAAGCAATTGCGGTCTGCCTTTCTCCCGATGTTTGTAAATCGCCTGATGATGCGGTTCCTTATATGTCGTGGGGTACCGCAGATAACGATTACAAGTACTCTCCGAACGTAAGGGCGAATGGTGAGGTTATTAAGCGGTTCGATTCTAAATTTACGACCACGTACGGAGACGAACCCGGCACCGGTCTAGGAGTTAAGTCGGGCACTGTTGGTGATGTTGTCGAGCCGGTTACCTCTTCTCCAATCGTTAACGTCAATGGTATTCCAATTCAGCGTCACGGCGATCGATGCACTTTGAATAAAGGAAATACTGAAGGAGAATATTGTTACGTAAACTCGACAGAAACCCAAAAGGCACCGGACGCCACAGACAACCAGAACAAATCGGTAGTTGCTCAGGGTAAAGCGGAACTTGGTCACTTTTGGGCAGGAATGAAGGCGACCTCCGATGAAGCATCACTAATAGATGGGGCCGCTGGCAAGATCAGCGACTACTACAATGGCAAGGCGTCGGTTTGGGGGGATGTTAAGGGGGCTTACGAAAGCCTGCCCACGGGTGCACAAATCTGGCAAAGTACACAGGACGTTGGAAGCGGCCTGTACAATGTCGGGGAACATGTCGTCAACGATCCAGTCGGCAGCGCGAAGGCGGCTGGAGAGTTCGTTGTTGATGGCGTCAAAGGCGCGGTCAACAGCGTTGAAGAGGGTTACGACAAGCATGGCATGTCAGGTGCGCTTGGCGCTGGAACGGGTGTTTTAGCGAGCATCGTAAGCCCAGGCAAAAAAATCAAGTTGCTAAAAGAAGTAGAAGAAGGACTCGAAGAAGCGGGCAAAATCGGAAAAATTGCCCGCGAACGCCAGCATGTTGAGAAAGCCGAGCATGCTGCGGAAGCGGTAGAGGGCAGCGGCGGGGGACGCGTAACAAATAAGAGGAAACCGACCCGTAATCCGTGCCTGCATTTGGCTAAAGGGGATAAGGACGGACCAGGAGAGTTTCGTGGTGGATCTTACGGCGGGACTAAGGGTGTCGGCGATAAAGAGATGGAATCTAATCATATGCCGCCCAAGTCGGTATCGCCTTTGGGTGAATTACCAAGTCCGTCAATGCAGATGGATAAAGCCGACCACCGCGACGCACTCTCGACTGGGTCTAGTGCGGAAGCGAAAGAGTGGCGGAAAGCTCAGCAAGAGTTGATCGACGCCGGGCAATATCGGGACGCTCTCGCAATGGACATTCGAGATGTTCGCAGGATCGCCCAAAAGGGCGGCGACATCAGGAAATACAATCAGGCAACCCGTGAGTTGCTCGCCTATTATAAATGTCTGCAAGAGCACGGCTGGCTGCCGGGTAAGAAATAG
- a CDS encoding AP2 domain-containing protein has protein sequence MTFSDGTYGGKEQALEVAKAYRDAVLRVVPPLTNKDMRMLVRKNRSEGSSVPGVYYIERAGAHKSDIWMARIEIAVDDDTPVPAGKRRRRQFTRSFNVAKYGYEEARRMAEEERIRMVLAVENGEDPALRSPQAVTLHQKLTFDESAD, from the coding sequence ATGACGTTCAGCGATGGAACCTACGGCGGCAAGGAACAGGCGCTGGAGGTGGCAAAAGCTTATCGCGATGCAGTGCTGAGGGTTGTGCCGCCCTTGACTAACAAGGATATGCGCATGCTGGTGCGCAAGAACAGGTCCGAAGGCAGCAGTGTACCGGGTGTCTATTACATCGAACGCGCCGGGGCGCATAAATCCGACATCTGGATGGCCCGTATCGAGATCGCCGTTGATGACGACACGCCGGTCCCTGCGGGAAAGCGCCGCCGCCGGCAGTTCACGCGATCGTTCAATGTCGCCAAATACGGATACGAAGAAGCGCGGCGCATGGCCGAGGAGGAGCGTATCCGCATGGTGCTGGCCGTCGAAAACGGCGAAGATCCGGCCCTGCGCAGTCCGCAGGCCGTGACGCTGCATCAAAAGCTTACCTTTGACGAGAGCGCTGATTAG
- a CDS encoding transcription termination/antitermination NusG family protein has translation MMQHNRDRNQQTVISNERLLRLAHVTAVEARRKRQIAMARRDRPDFDTQARWVVARCKSGLEQVIRDALAEQGIDCWCPCERRRLPPRRRKPALVVERPLFRGYLFVRVIPDNEAYAGLLLASRLQSLMGQDGKPYLMPETLMRQLQLSAKAAERRHMDAGDVPPMPDMLGKQVTIRSGPFADFVVTVRKVLSKRGQVVVDVPMFGGMSEVTVGVEAISE, from the coding sequence ATGATGCAGCATAACCGTGACCGTAACCAACAGACCGTAATCTCGAACGAAAGGCTCTTGAGGCTGGCGCATGTCACAGCCGTCGAGGCGAGGCGGAAGCGCCAGATCGCCATGGCACGGCGCGACCGCCCTGACTTCGACACGCAGGCTCGCTGGGTGGTGGCGCGCTGCAAGAGCGGCCTGGAGCAGGTCATCCGCGATGCGCTCGCGGAGCAAGGGATCGACTGCTGGTGCCCCTGCGAGCGGCGAAGACTGCCGCCCCGGCGCCGCAAGCCGGCCCTCGTAGTCGAGCGGCCGCTGTTCCGAGGCTATCTGTTCGTGCGGGTGATCCCGGACAATGAGGCCTATGCCGGGCTGCTGCTGGCCTCCAGGCTGCAGAGCCTGATGGGGCAGGATGGCAAACCCTATCTTATGCCGGAAACCCTGATGCGGCAGCTGCAATTATCCGCCAAGGCTGCGGAGAGACGCCACATGGATGCGGGCGATGTCCCGCCGATGCCTGACATGTTGGGCAAGCAGGTGACGATCCGCTCCGGCCCGTTTGCCGACTTTGTGGTGACAGTGCGCAAGGTGCTGTCGAAGCGGGGGCAGGTGGTTGTGGATGTTCCGATGTTCGGTGGCATGAGTGAGGTCACCGTGGGTGTGGAGGCCATCTCGGAGTGA
- a CDS encoding XRE family transcriptional regulator encodes MPMDIATYIAQLLSMKKWNQVKLAAHFGVSQSTVNRWKSGSEPEGHHRDAIRELYNMEFGTPDSKPFKRVKLMGKVGAGQEIYAIDDGGQNYVDAPADAHQNTVAVEVSGESMYPAYEEGTILFYSKTLPPSEMVNRRAVVQLADGRIFVKTVRPGTTPNTWTLTSINALYPDMIDQIVEWAAPIDWIKPR; translated from the coding sequence ATGCCCATGGATATCGCGACCTACATAGCCCAACTGCTCAGCATGAAAAAATGGAACCAGGTCAAGCTGGCGGCCCATTTTGGCGTGTCCCAATCCACCGTCAATCGATGGAAGTCCGGCTCCGAGCCGGAAGGCCACCATCGCGATGCCATTCGCGAGCTCTACAACATGGAATTCGGCACGCCCGACAGCAAACCGTTCAAGCGCGTCAAGCTGATGGGCAAGGTCGGCGCCGGCCAGGAAATCTACGCCATCGACGATGGCGGCCAAAACTATGTCGATGCGCCGGCAGATGCCCATCAGAACACCGTTGCCGTCGAGGTGTCCGGGGAATCGATGTATCCCGCCTATGAAGAGGGAACCATCCTCTTCTACTCCAAGACCCTGCCACCCTCCGAGATGGTCAACAGGCGCGCCGTCGTGCAGCTGGCCGACGGGCGGATCTTCGTCAAAACCGTTCGCCCGGGGACGACCCCGAACACCTGGACACTGACCAGCATCAATGCGCTCTACCCAGACATGATCGACCAGATCGTCGAGTGGGCCGCCCCGATCGACTGGATCAAGCCGCGGTAA
- a CDS encoding tyrosine-type recombinase/integrase, which yields MEGKLVGVHKVNTKLADGTLETYYYAWRGKGAPRMQSKPGTKAFTQEFLRLTRDRQKPAIASTIGSLIDEYRQTARYKALSPSTRRDYERIFGAIRLEYGDCPLAAVEARGSRRGFLSWRDKMKDSPRSADMHIALLSRLFVWAKDSEYIMRNPLERVERLHEGSRKDIIWSSNQIDKLLAEASPHIRDVAKVALWTMQRQADILTMPTLAFDGERLSIKQGKTGARVRVIAAPDLMPMLRKAKEAQRQRVLVNSFGQNWTSSGFRASWRKEMARLGIKGVTFHDLRGTAITFAYAHLDRPHDEKIKLISEISGHSREDAESIIRKHYLAGQEVIDAIGRGTSRE from the coding sequence ATGGAAGGAAAACTCGTGGGGGTACATAAGGTCAACACTAAGCTGGCAGACGGCACCTTGGAAACATACTATTACGCCTGGCGCGGCAAAGGCGCCCCACGGATGCAGTCGAAACCAGGGACAAAGGCATTCACTCAGGAATTCCTTCGTCTGACCCGTGACCGTCAAAAACCTGCCATAGCCAGCACCATCGGTTCGCTGATTGATGAATATCGTCAAACGGCCCGCTATAAGGCGCTCTCGCCATCAACTAGGCGCGATTATGAGAGGATCTTCGGAGCCATTCGCTTGGAGTACGGAGATTGTCCGCTTGCAGCCGTCGAAGCTCGTGGCAGCCGCCGTGGCTTTCTGTCGTGGCGCGACAAGATGAAAGATTCGCCTCGCTCTGCCGATATGCACATCGCCCTGCTCAGCCGCCTGTTCGTCTGGGCTAAGGACAGCGAATACATCATGCGTAACCCGCTCGAGCGCGTGGAGCGACTGCACGAAGGTAGCCGGAAAGACATCATCTGGAGTTCCAACCAGATCGACAAACTTCTCGCCGAGGCATCGCCGCACATCCGCGACGTGGCCAAGGTGGCGCTTTGGACGATGCAGAGGCAGGCAGACATCCTCACGATGCCGACGCTCGCCTTCGACGGCGAGCGGCTATCAATCAAGCAGGGGAAGACTGGCGCGCGCGTCCGGGTGATAGCAGCGCCGGATCTGATGCCTATGCTGCGTAAAGCTAAAGAGGCACAGCGCCAAAGAGTTTTGGTCAACTCGTTCGGGCAAAACTGGACTTCAAGCGGCTTTCGGGCGTCCTGGCGCAAGGAAATGGCGAGGCTCGGTATAAAGGGCGTCACGTTCCACGATCTGCGCGGAACCGCGATCACCTTCGCCTATGCGCACCTCGACCGGCCGCATGACGAAAAGATAAAACTCATTTCCGAAATATCCGGCCACTCGCGCGAAGACGCCGAATCGATCATCCGCAAGCATTATCTCGCCGGCCAGGAGGTTATCGACGCTATTGGGCGAGGAACGTCCCGTGAATGA
- a CDS encoding PhzF family phenazine biosynthesis protein: MARHYCIYDVFTDKKLCGNPLAIVFDCEDLDDDALQAIAREFNLSETVFVFPSVNVAHVARIRIFTPGRELPFAGHPTVGTAIGLAEKAHQDREGPLDLVSVIDEKIGPVRCAVSLRPGEASFAEFDLPKTSTQIQLPLDRQGIADALGLKPNQLLFENHLPSIWSAGVPFLLIPVSSLGDVESIEFDPQLWERAAPFCDGALTSAYVYCRGGVHHAADFHARMFSPDMGIAEDPATGSAVAALSGAIQHFDALPDGHHPLLIEQGVEMGRPSFIHLHIDTKEGKVFRARIGGTAVRIASGMLDI; this comes from the coding sequence TTGGCTCGACACTATTGCATTTACGACGTCTTCACCGACAAAAAGCTGTGCGGCAACCCTTTGGCAATCGTGTTCGATTGCGAGGATCTCGATGACGATGCGTTGCAGGCGATAGCGCGGGAATTCAATCTCTCGGAAACCGTTTTTGTCTTTCCGTCCGTCAATGTCGCGCATGTGGCGCGTATCCGGATTTTCACCCCCGGGCGCGAGCTTCCCTTTGCCGGGCATCCCACGGTTGGCACGGCGATCGGCCTAGCGGAAAAGGCGCATCAGGATCGTGAGGGGCCGCTCGATCTGGTGTCGGTGATCGATGAAAAGATTGGTCCGGTGCGCTGTGCCGTCAGCCTGAGGCCGGGTGAGGCGAGTTTTGCCGAATTCGATCTGCCGAAAACCTCCACCCAGATTCAACTGCCGCTCGACCGCCAGGGCATCGCCGATGCGCTTGGCCTGAAGCCGAACCAATTGCTTTTCGAAAACCATTTGCCGTCGATCTGGTCGGCTGGCGTGCCTTTCCTGCTCATTCCGGTCAGCAGTCTGGGAGATGTCGAAAGCATCGAGTTCGATCCGCAACTCTGGGAGCGGGCCGCTCCTTTCTGTGACGGCGCGCTGACCTCGGCCTATGTCTATTGCCGTGGTGGTGTTCACCACGCGGCGGACTTTCACGCCCGGATGTTTTCCCCCGATATGGGCATAGCCGAGGACCCGGCCACAGGCTCGGCGGTGGCGGCGCTTTCCGGCGCTATCCAGCATTTCGACGCGCTGCCAGACGGCCACCATCCGCTGCTGATCGAGCAGGGCGTGGAAATGGGGCGCCCCTCCTTTATCCATCTGCATATCGATACCAAGGAAGGCAAAGTTTTCCGCGCTCGCATCGGCGGCACCGCCGTCCGCATCGCTTCCGGCATGCTCGACATTTGA
- a CDS encoding DNA mismatch repair protein MutT has protein sequence MLSHAKAILPQAADDHVSWPADGEIFDVNRLELRVKPGDHPFHSAHRDAIHRNWQAESAANPALFDGAMVLFDELQIGQGAVTGAGHLIPYSTFLFWRRQAEPQSGYHLFGFPVLISSDGALIAVEMAAHTANAGRVYCPAGSLDASDIIDAMVDVDANMRREVQEETGLSVDDAVIDPQLRGYRRGRRVTLFRVFRLALTTEAIFERIAAHMAVDEEQEIARAVAIRSADRNAHDYTPDMYPLLDWIFPG, from the coding sequence ATGCTGTCCCACGCAAAAGCCATTCTGCCGCAAGCCGCTGACGATCATGTGTCCTGGCCTGCGGATGGAGAAATATTCGATGTGAACCGGCTGGAATTGCGGGTCAAGCCTGGAGATCATCCGTTTCATAGCGCGCATCGCGATGCCATTCACCGAAATTGGCAGGCCGAGTCGGCGGCCAATCCCGCCCTTTTCGATGGTGCCATGGTGTTGTTCGACGAATTGCAGATCGGGCAGGGAGCGGTGACTGGCGCGGGACACCTTATCCCTTATTCGACCTTTTTGTTTTGGCGTCGTCAGGCTGAGCCACAGAGTGGCTATCACCTGTTTGGGTTTCCTGTGCTGATTTCGTCCGATGGTGCCTTGATCGCGGTGGAAATGGCCGCCCACACCGCCAATGCAGGCAGGGTCTATTGTCCGGCGGGCTCGCTCGATGCATCGGATATTATCGATGCGATGGTCGATGTCGATGCCAATATGCGCCGCGAAGTGCAGGAAGAAACCGGACTGTCGGTGGATGATGCGGTGATCGATCCGCAATTGCGGGGCTATCGTCGAGGCCGCCGGGTCACGCTGTTTCGGGTGTTTCGTCTGGCCTTGACCACTGAGGCGATTTTCGAGCGAATCGCCGCTCATATGGCGGTGGATGAGGAACAGGAAATTGCCCGCGCCGTAGCCATTCGCTCGGCGGATCGCAACGCGCATGATTACACGCCAGACATGTATCCCCTGCTGGATTGGATTTTTCCCGGCTAA
- a CDS encoding methyl-accepting chemotaxis protein, whose amino-acid sequence MTIFGLGADARSEVSALRKSQAVIEFSLDGTILDANDNFCRALGYSLAEIKGKHHRMFVDASEVETSDYRNFWEGLRQGKFQRAQYRRVAKDGRDVWIEASYNPIMKGDRPYKVVKYATDITAVKLQALEDDAKLKAISTSMAVIEFTPDGKIITANENFCKAMGYSLTELVGRHHSLFCDKAYTSSTDYTSFWRDLAAGRTLANEFRRIAKDGRDVWIQASYNPIFDSRGKVYKVVKFATDVSSRMDAISHLGAALKALAGGDLTGTLNNMFVPTMEKLRIDFNEALSHLRKTMDGVALSARSIASSTNEIKEAANDLSRRTEAQAASVEESAASLEEVTTTVADSAKRAEEVGRLMEQTRLNTEQSSVIVRDAVVAMNEIEQSSGRISSILGVIDEIAFQTNLLALNAGVEAARAGEAGKGFAVVAQEVRELAQRSASSAKEIRQLISTSGKQVDRGVDLVAQTGSALENILNQIRAIDTNVTAIVHGTKEQTTALREINSSVNVIDQSTQKNAAMVEETTAAAFSLSKDADDLFQMVAQFKTSPSGSSSSYSRAA is encoded by the coding sequence ATGACTATTTTTGGACTGGGTGCTGATGCCAGATCGGAAGTTTCGGCTCTTCGCAAGTCGCAGGCCGTCATAGAATTCAGCTTGGATGGCACCATTTTGGATGCCAATGACAATTTTTGTCGGGCGCTCGGCTACAGTCTGGCTGAAATCAAAGGCAAGCACCACCGCATGTTCGTCGATGCCAGCGAGGTTGAGACCAGCGATTACCGGAATTTTTGGGAAGGCTTACGGCAGGGTAAATTCCAGCGCGCTCAATATCGTCGTGTTGCCAAGGACGGTCGAGATGTGTGGATCGAAGCCTCATACAATCCGATAATGAAGGGTGATAGGCCCTATAAGGTCGTCAAATACGCCACGGATATCACCGCCGTAAAATTGCAGGCGTTGGAGGATGATGCCAAGCTGAAGGCGATTTCGACCTCGATGGCGGTCATCGAGTTTACCCCTGATGGCAAGATCATCACCGCCAATGAAAATTTCTGCAAGGCGATGGGCTATAGTCTGACGGAACTTGTCGGGCGCCATCACAGTCTGTTTTGTGACAAGGCCTATACGTCTTCCACAGACTACACATCTTTCTGGCGGGATCTGGCGGCTGGACGGACCTTGGCCAATGAGTTCCGGCGCATCGCAAAGGACGGCCGCGATGTCTGGATACAGGCATCCTACAATCCGATCTTCGATTCGCGTGGAAAAGTCTATAAGGTGGTGAAATTTGCAACCGATGTGTCGAGCCGGATGGATGCTATTTCCCATCTGGGTGCCGCACTGAAGGCGCTGGCGGGCGGCGATCTGACCGGCACGCTGAACAACATGTTCGTGCCGACCATGGAAAAACTGCGGATCGATTTCAACGAAGCCCTCAGCCATTTGCGCAAGACAATGGACGGTGTCGCCCTCAGCGCCCGGTCCATCGCGTCGAGCACCAATGAAATCAAGGAGGCCGCCAACGACCTGTCGCGCCGTACCGAAGCACAGGCAGCCTCCGTGGAGGAATCAGCTGCGTCTCTGGAAGAAGTCACCACGACGGTTGCCGACTCCGCCAAGCGTGCCGAGGAGGTTGGCCGGTTGATGGAGCAGACCCGGCTGAATACGGAGCAATCCAGCGTTATCGTCAGGGATGCCGTGGTTGCCATGAATGAGATCGAGCAGTCGTCCGGGCGGATTTCGAGCATTCTGGGCGTCATTGATGAAATTGCCTTTCAGACCAACCTCTTGGCGTTGAATGCCGGTGTCGAAGCGGCCCGCGCCGGTGAAGCAGGCAAGGGTTTTGCGGTCGTCGCCCAGGAGGTCCGCGAACTGGCGCAGCGCTCGGCTTCATCCGCCAAGGAAATCCGGCAGTTGATCAGCACGTCCGGCAAGCAGGTTGACCGTGGCGTGGACCTTGTTGCCCAGACCGGCTCGGCTCTGGAGAATATCCTCAATCAGATCCGTGCCATCGATACCAATGTCACGGCGATCGTTCACGGCACCAAGGAACAGACCACCGCGCTGCGGGAAATCAACAGTTCCGTCAATGTCATCGACCAGTCCACGCAAAAGAATGCAGCGATGGTTGAGGAAACGACGGCGGCGGCATTCTCGCTTTCCAAGGATGCCGATGATTTGTTCCAGATGGTTGCTCAGTTCAAGACGTCTCCGTCTGGCTCTTCGTCATCCTATTCTCGCGCCGCCTGA
- a CDS encoding MerR family transcriptional regulator: MKETYSLREVVNETGLTKLVLHAWERRYAAIVPKRTETGRRIYRHEDLVRLQLLKACVDNGQRIGSIIHLSNEELKRYVMNQERLDDLEPVFKAVETLDGERLDRLLSTRFIALGPIDFSKYVVLPFMAEIGRRWAEGHLSIASEHLASSSVRVLLNGAFKLLASPRGSHRIVFTTLEGELHDIGGLVAALIARSHGIHITYLGAQLPAKDFVAMARQSGSTVVCISGAFKRIRNFELEIKEIRKGLPLDIPLWLGGAAFMHLPPIEGVCYFQQMEQFEEAVIALQGESF, translated from the coding sequence ATGAAGGAGACGTATTCGCTTCGTGAAGTCGTGAACGAGACCGGCCTGACGAAGCTGGTCCTGCATGCCTGGGAGCGCCGCTATGCAGCAATCGTACCCAAACGCACGGAGACTGGCCGCCGCATCTACCGGCATGAGGATCTTGTCCGATTGCAGCTGCTGAAGGCCTGCGTCGATAATGGGCAAAGGATCGGCTCCATTATCCATTTATCGAACGAAGAGCTGAAACGATACGTGATGAACCAGGAGCGTTTGGACGACCTGGAGCCTGTTTTTAAAGCCGTGGAAACCCTTGATGGAGAGAGATTAGACCGGCTGCTGAGCACCCGCTTCATTGCGCTGGGGCCTATTGATTTTTCAAAATACGTCGTCCTGCCATTCATGGCGGAAATCGGCCGGCGCTGGGCGGAAGGCCACCTGTCCATCGCGTCAGAACATCTCGCCTCGTCTTCGGTCAGGGTGCTGTTGAACGGCGCGTTCAAACTCCTGGCATCGCCGCGCGGTTCACACAGAATAGTCTTCACCACGCTTGAAGGCGAATTGCATGATATTGGCGGGCTAGTGGCGGCGCTGATCGCCCGCAGCCATGGCATCCACATCACGTATCTCGGCGCCCAGCTTCCGGCCAAGGATTTCGTCGCAATGGCAAGGCAATCCGGCTCGACCGTCGTGTGCATCAGCGGCGCCTTCAAACGCATCCGCAATTTTGAGCTAGAGATCAAGGAGATCCGAAAGGGCTTACCGTTGGATATCCCGCTCTGGCTGGGCGGAGCGGCCTTCATGCACCTCCCTCCCATCGAGGGCGTGTGCTATTTTCAACAGATGGAACAGTTCGAAGAGGCCGTCATCGCCTTGCAAGGCGAAAGCTTCTGA
- the ilvC gene encoding ketol-acid reductoisomerase translates to MRVYYDRDADLNLIKAKKVAIIGYGSQGRAHALNLKDSGAQNVVIALKAGSATIAKAEADGFKVMTVAEAAAWADLMMMATPDELQADIYKADIAGNIRDGAAIAFAHGLNVHFGLIEPKNTVDVVMIAPKGPGHTVRGEYQKGGGVPCLVAIHQNASGNALEVALSYACGVGGGRSGIIETTFQEECETDLFGEQVVLCGGLVELIRAGFETLVEGGYAPEMAYFECLHEVKLIVDLIYEGGIANMNYSISNTAEWGEYVTGPRIITAETKAEMKRVLHDIQTGKFTSDWMQEYRAGAARFKGIRRMNDKHQIEEVGAKLRGMMPWIAKNQLVDKARN, encoded by the coding sequence ATGCGCGTCTATTATGATCGTGATGCCGATTTGAACCTCATCAAGGCGAAGAAAGTCGCCATCATTGGCTACGGCTCCCAGGGCCGCGCTCACGCGCTGAACCTCAAGGATTCGGGCGCACAGAACGTCGTGATCGCTCTCAAGGCTGGCTCGGCCACCATTGCCAAGGCTGAAGCCGATGGCTTCAAGGTCATGACCGTTGCCGAAGCGGCTGCCTGGGCTGACCTGATGATGATGGCAACCCCTGACGAATTGCAGGCTGACATCTACAAGGCTGACATCGCCGGCAACATCCGTGATGGCGCTGCGATCGCTTTCGCCCACGGCCTGAACGTTCACTTCGGCCTGATTGAGCCAAAGAACACCGTTGACGTTGTGATGATCGCACCGAAGGGCCCTGGCCACACGGTTCGTGGCGAATACCAGAAGGGCGGCGGCGTGCCTTGCCTCGTTGCCATTCATCAGAATGCCTCCGGCAACGCTCTTGAAGTGGCTCTGTCCTACGCTTGTGGCGTTGGCGGTGGCCGTTCGGGCATTATCGAAACCACCTTCCAGGAAGAATGCGAAACCGACCTGTTCGGCGAGCAGGTCGTTCTGTGCGGCGGTCTGGTTGAGCTGATCCGCGCTGGCTTTGAAACGCTGGTTGAAGGCGGCTATGCGCCTGAAATGGCCTATTTCGAGTGCCTGCACGAAGTGAAGCTGATCGTGGACCTGATCTATGAAGGCGGTATCGCCAACATGAACTACTCGATCTCCAACACCGCTGAGTGGGGCGAATACGTCACCGGTCCGCGCATCATCACCGCTGAAACCAAGGCTGAAATGAAGCGCGTGTTGCACGACATTCAGACCGGCAAGTTCACATCGGATTGGATGCAGGAATACCGCGCTGGTGCTGCTCGCTTCAAGGGCATTCGCCGCATGAACGACAAGCACCAGATCGAAGAAGTCGGTGCCAAGCTGCGCGGCATGATGCCTTGGATCGCCAAGAACCAGCTGGTTGACAAGGCTCGCAACTAA
- a CDS encoding TetR/AcrR family transcriptional regulator C-terminal domain-containing protein, whose translation MPTAEFSARQSAVLAEALRLLVEGGDKALTTAGLARAANCSKESLYKWFGDRDGLLSAMISYQASKVRTFERAGERLTPQMLADHLQVFARDLLDVLSGEISLALNRLAIGQTSRDGSKLGQMLLERGRRQIDRRARALLDAGRRDGLLRFEDGEDAYRTLYGLIVSDLHVRLLLGEKPEPRKFDARAHKAVSAFLVLHGTDKTSSA comes from the coding sequence ATGCCAACAGCAGAATTTTCTGCACGCCAGAGCGCGGTTCTGGCGGAGGCCTTGCGCCTTTTGGTCGAAGGCGGCGACAAGGCATTGACCACGGCCGGTTTAGCGCGGGCGGCCAATTGCTCCAAGGAAAGCCTTTATAAATGGTTCGGCGACCGCGACGGTCTGCTGTCTGCGATGATTTCCTATCAGGCCAGCAAGGTGCGCACCTTCGAGCGCGCCGGCGAGCGCCTGACGCCGCAGATGCTGGCGGATCATTTGCAGGTTTTCGCCCGCGATTTGCTGGATGTCCTGTCCGGCGAAATCTCGCTGGCGCTGAACCGTCTTGCCATTGGCCAGACCAGTCGCGACGGCTCGAAACTGGGGCAAATGCTGCTGGAGCGTGGCCGCCGCCAGATCGACCGCCGGGCGAGGGCGCTGCTGGATGCCGGACGACGCGATGGCCTGTTGCGGTTCGAGGACGGCGAGGATGCCTATCGCACGCTTTACGGCCTGATCGTTTCCGATCTTCATGTTCGCCTGCTGCTGGGTGAAAAACCCGAGCCACGAAAATTCGACGCCCGCGCACACAAGGCGGTGTCCGCCTTTCTTGTGTTGCACGGCACGGACAAGACATCGTCAGCGTAA